Proteins from a single region of Lepus europaeus isolate LE1 chromosome 4, mLepTim1.pri, whole genome shotgun sequence:
- the NKX2-5 gene encoding homeobox protein Nkx-2.5, whose protein sequence is MFPSPALTPTPFSVKDILNLEQQQRSLAAGELSARLEATLAPASCMLAAFKPEAYAGPEAAAAPGLPELRAELGPAPSPAKCAPAFPAAAAAFYPRAYGDSDQAKDPRADKKELCALQKAVELEKPEADGAERPRARRRRKPRVLFSQAQVYELERRFKQQRYLSAPERDQLASVLKLTSTQVKIWFQNRRYKCKRQRQDQTLELVGLPPPPPPPARRIAVPVLVRDGKPCLGDSAPYAPAYGVGLNAYGYNAYPAYPGYGSAACSPGYSCTAAYPAGPPAAQPATAAANNNFVNFGVGDLNAVQSPGIPQGNSGVSTLHGIRAW, encoded by the exons ATGTTCCCCAGCCCTGCGCTGACACCCACGCCGTTCTCCGTCAAAGACATCCTGaacctggagcagcagcagcgcAGCCTGGCCGCCGGAGAGCTCTCCGCGCGCCTGGAGGCCACCCTGGCTCCCGCCTCCTGCATGCTGGCCGCCTTCAAGCCCGAGGCCTATGCGGGGccagaggcggcggcggcgcccggcCTCCCCGAGTTGCGCGCCGAGCTGGGGCCCGCGCCTTCGCCTGCCAAGTGCGCGCCTGCcttccccgccgccgccgccgccttctATCCGCGGGCCTACGGCGACTCGGACCAGGCCAAAGACCCTCGAGCAGATAAGAAAG AGCTGTGCGCGCTGCAGAAGGCGGTGGAGCTGGAGAAGCCGGAGGCGGACGGCGCAGAGCGGCCTCGGGCCCGGCGGCGGCGGAAGCCCCGCGTGCTCTTCTCGCAGGCGCAAGTCTACGAGCTGGAGCGGCGTTTCAAGCAGCAGCGGTACCTGTCGGCTCCCGAGCGCGACCAGCTGGCCAGCGTGCTGAAGCTCACGTCCACGCAGGTCAAGATCTGGTTCCAGAACCGGCGCTACAAGTGCAAGCGGCAGCGGCAGGACCAGACTCTGGAGCTGGTggggctgccgccgccgccgccgccgcctgcccgCAGGATCGCCGTGCCGGTGTTGGTGCGCGACGGCAAGCCCTGCCTAGGGGACTCGGCGCCCTACGCGCCTGCCTACGGCGTGGGCCTGAACGCCTACGGCTATAACGCCTACCCCGCGTACCCCGGCTACGGGAGTGCGGCCTGCAGCCCCGGCTACAGCTGCACCGCCGCTTACCCCGCCGGGCCTCCCGCGGCGCAGCCGGCCACCGCCGCGGCCAACAACAACTTCGTGAACTTCGGCGTCGGGGACTTGAACGCGGTGCAGAGCCCCGGGATTCCGCAGGGCAACTCGGGAGTGTCCACGCTGCACGGTATCAGAGCCTGGTAG